Proteins encoded together in one Catellatospora citrea window:
- a CDS encoding ABC transporter substrate-binding protein, with protein MNSATGGLTRRSALTGGLGLAAGALLAACSEPDASAAGATGELVLGVNLELTGTGSTLGKLQEQAIKVGADEINSVGIPYGEGRLYIRLVFKDNGGNAATAMQQAKDLIEQDKVSAIIGGATVETARAIITEAEKRKVPFLCLNSGDDMTVPLPNRRFVYQLGPNASDVAAVMGREIRKLGLKNVAVLATSDGHGDSGVRALPRAMLASGREIVDTVRLPRSGRAYGSAAGRVADAEPEAVIIWAQAPVSAAAVAALRTAGYTGKVFLDAGAGADETLNGPNARAMEGAYVVHPGVLAGAPTVATTPSGRAQRTFIYRYIQQYGSFTGFAPYGADALTLMATAARRAVSTDPQRLRGRLEGGPIEGVSGAYAFQPISHGGLEADALAPFLVRQGAWVRLS; from the coding sequence ATGAACAGCGCCACAGGTGGACTGACCCGACGCAGCGCCCTCACCGGCGGACTCGGACTGGCCGCCGGCGCGCTGCTGGCTGCCTGTTCCGAGCCCGACGCGAGTGCCGCGGGCGCCACCGGGGAGCTCGTGCTCGGCGTCAACCTGGAGCTCACCGGCACCGGCTCGACCCTCGGCAAGCTGCAGGAGCAGGCGATCAAGGTCGGCGCCGACGAGATCAACTCGGTCGGCATCCCGTACGGCGAGGGCCGCCTCTACATCCGGCTGGTGTTCAAGGACAACGGCGGCAACGCGGCGACCGCGATGCAGCAGGCCAAGGACCTCATCGAGCAGGACAAGGTCAGCGCGATCATCGGCGGCGCGACCGTCGAGACGGCCCGCGCGATCATCACAGAGGCCGAGAAGCGCAAGGTCCCGTTCCTCTGCCTCAACAGCGGCGACGACATGACGGTGCCGCTGCCCAACCGTCGGTTCGTCTACCAGCTCGGCCCGAACGCGTCGGACGTCGCCGCGGTCATGGGTCGCGAGATCCGCAAGCTCGGGCTGAAGAACGTCGCCGTGCTGGCGACCTCGGACGGGCACGGCGACTCGGGAGTGCGCGCGCTTCCCCGGGCCATGCTCGCCAGCGGTCGCGAGATCGTCGACACGGTGCGCCTGCCCCGGTCCGGCCGGGCCTACGGCAGCGCCGCCGGGCGGGTCGCCGACGCCGAGCCGGAGGCGGTCATCATCTGGGCGCAGGCCCCGGTGAGCGCCGCGGCGGTCGCCGCACTGCGCACCGCCGGCTACACGGGCAAGGTGTTCCTCGACGCGGGCGCCGGCGCGGACGAGACCCTCAACGGTCCCAACGCCCGCGCGATGGAGGGTGCCTACGTCGTGCACCCCGGCGTGCTCGCCGGGGCCCCCACGGTGGCCACCACGCCCTCCGGACGCGCCCAGCGCACCTTCATCTACCGCTACATCCAGCAGTACGGCTCGTTCACCGGTTTCGCGCCGTACGGCGCGGACGCGCTGACCCTGATGGCCACCGCCGCACGGCGGGCCGTCAGCACCGACCCGCAGCGCCTGCGGGGCCGTCTCGAGGGCGGCCCGATCGAGGGCGTCAGCGGGGCGTACGCCTTCCAGCCCATCTCCCACGGCGGCCTCGAAGCCGACGCCCTGGCCCCGTTCCTCGTCCGCCAGGGCGCCTGGGTCCGCCTCAGCTGA
- a CDS encoding transposase, producing the protein MALVRVYCGIASTAPEVDAGDNLAAAVNRLTVAVVDDSGRLLEFCVINDDPAGYALVTSLLAERFGGSTMVTVAADSDDQQVISLLAASGRAIAYTDDESADDFADRFADDESLDEANSSPDERRAVGLARALQAGALSAVVGPAPREFVAFKPVLAAHAALAVGRHAAAVALREVLRELYPAALRAYPDPAAPVALAVLEALPEPGMLAGQSGSRNRDNGATAETVAARLVADGVCDSGTALEAVTALRVAIAETPRRNGIGKQLTAAVAESVRHSVAAVRSSDAASAALIDTLADRMAPPPVAAPAQPVRRTGVAVTSAPPAMAAATGARRRVQPTAVNAAPAQPRPVQAPPTAPEPVSSTPLAPPPVDRPAWAPSTPPVPPGFEPTPITGTPMVAMPVAARQEAPAAPTRQTPTPIPPRQTPIPAQRSSRAPAEAGKPFVPTLTNAAISSERAARGFNQAPSADLPEETVEHRGYQQPEQSAELADHSPRGYQQQSAPDLDDRAPRGYQPSAADLDDRASRGYQPSAADLNDRAPRGYQQPPADQPNDRAPRGGYQQPSLDRANDLDDRAPRGYQPSAAERLANELAERARSGFQQQDSLRDTGERPRFNAPSATDVPTDITRMPADPLGMAPQPPAPPAGSRANWPLNPEPEEPVRPADGRITPPWLDDDLVLPDSPSLRLADEPARRNGRGGRDEPPLRLVDDSALTGARPKPRRTERASSPASGEDDDLLIFASVSSAWFAGPSSDTETTWNSNMDSGWRAAEQAARPQVGNDTTAGLPRRVPAANLVPGSTPEREERPLRIVRDAAGIAAHTSNYFRGWRRGNQELGGSPGQGGFAVGGRPGRESANGWDFSREQDARDDRDDYNYRAANYR; encoded by the coding sequence GTGGCGCTCGTGCGGGTGTACTGCGGTATCGCGTCGACAGCTCCGGAGGTCGACGCGGGGGACAACCTTGCGGCGGCCGTGAACCGGCTGACCGTCGCCGTTGTCGACGACTCCGGCAGGTTGCTGGAGTTCTGCGTCATCAACGACGATCCCGCCGGCTACGCGCTGGTGACGTCGCTGCTGGCGGAGAGGTTCGGCGGCTCGACGATGGTCACGGTGGCCGCGGACAGCGACGACCAGCAGGTCATCTCGCTGCTCGCCGCGTCCGGCCGGGCGATCGCGTACACCGATGACGAGTCCGCCGACGACTTCGCCGACCGGTTCGCCGACGACGAGTCCCTCGACGAGGCCAACTCCTCCCCCGACGAGCGCCGTGCCGTCGGGCTCGCCCGCGCGCTGCAGGCCGGCGCCCTGTCCGCAGTGGTCGGTCCCGCGCCCCGCGAGTTCGTCGCCTTCAAGCCGGTGCTGGCCGCGCACGCGGCGCTGGCCGTCGGCCGGCACGCCGCCGCGGTGGCCCTGCGCGAGGTGCTGCGCGAGCTGTATCCGGCCGCGCTGCGCGCCTACCCCGACCCCGCCGCACCGGTCGCCCTGGCCGTGCTCGAGGCGCTGCCCGAGCCGGGCATGCTCGCCGGGCAGTCCGGCTCCCGCAACCGCGACAACGGCGCGACCGCCGAGACCGTCGCCGCGCGCCTGGTCGCCGACGGCGTCTGCGACAGCGGCACCGCCCTGGAGGCGGTCACCGCGCTGCGCGTCGCCATCGCCGAGACCCCCCGCCGCAACGGCATCGGCAAGCAGCTGACCGCCGCCGTGGCCGAGTCCGTGCGGCACAGCGTCGCCGCGGTGCGCTCGTCCGACGCCGCCAGCGCCGCCCTCATCGACACGCTCGCCGACCGGATGGCCCCGCCGCCGGTCGCCGCCCCGGCCCAGCCCGTCCGGCGGACCGGTGTGGCCGTCACCTCCGCGCCGCCCGCGATGGCCGCCGCCACCGGCGCGCGCCGCCGGGTGCAGCCGACCGCCGTCAACGCCGCTCCGGCGCAGCCGCGCCCGGTGCAGGCCCCGCCGACCGCGCCCGAGCCGGTGTCGAGCACGCCGCTCGCGCCGCCGCCGGTGGACCGGCCCGCTTGGGCGCCCTCCACGCCGCCCGTGCCGCCCGGTTTCGAGCCGACCCCGATCACGGGCACCCCGATGGTCGCCATGCCCGTGGCGGCGCGCCAGGAGGCACCTGCCGCACCCACCCGGCAGACGCCCACCCCGATCCCGCCGCGGCAGACCCCGATCCCGGCGCAGCGCTCCTCGCGCGCGCCGGCCGAGGCGGGCAAGCCGTTCGTGCCCACCCTGACCAACGCGGCTATCAGCAGTGAGCGCGCCGCACGCGGCTTCAACCAGGCCCCGTCCGCGGACCTGCCGGAGGAGACCGTCGAGCACCGCGGCTACCAGCAGCCGGAGCAGTCGGCCGAACTCGCCGACCACTCGCCTCGTGGCTACCAGCAGCAGTCCGCTCCCGACCTGGACGACCGCGCCCCGCGCGGATACCAGCCGTCGGCCGCGGACCTGGACGACCGCGCATCCCGCGGCTACCAGCCGTCGGCCGCCGACCTGAACGACCGGGCACCGCGCGGCTACCAGCAGCCCCCTGCGGACCAGCCGAACGACCGCGCCCCGCGCGGCGGCTACCAGCAGCCCTCCCTGGACCGGGCCAACGACCTCGACGACCGCGCCCCGCGCGGCTACCAGCCGTCGGCCGCCGAGCGGCTGGCCAACGAGCTGGCCGAGCGTGCCCGCAGCGGCTTCCAGCAGCAGGACAGCCTCCGCGACACCGGGGAGCGCCCGCGCTTCAACGCGCCGTCCGCGACCGACGTGCCGACCGACATCACCCGGATGCCGGCCGACCCGCTGGGGATGGCGCCGCAGCCGCCGGCGCCCCCCGCCGGTTCCCGCGCGAACTGGCCGCTCAACCCCGAGCCCGAGGAGCCCGTGCGTCCCGCCGACGGGCGGATCACCCCGCCCTGGCTCGACGACGACCTGGTGCTGCCCGACTCGCCGTCGCTGCGGCTGGCCGACGAGCCCGCCCGCCGCAACGGCCGCGGCGGCCGCGACGAGCCCCCGCTGCGCCTGGTCGACGACAGCGCGCTGACCGGGGCACGGCCCAAGCCGCGCCGCACCGAGCGCGCGTCCAGCCCGGCCTCCGGCGAGGACGACGACCTGCTGATCTTCGCGTCGGTCTCCTCGGCCTGGTTCGCCGGGCCCAGCAGCGACACCGAGACCACCTGGAACTCGAACATGGACAGCGGCTGGCGTGCCGCCGAGCAGGCGGCCCGCCCGCAGGTCGGCAACGACACCACCGCGGGCCTGCCGCGTCGCGTTCCGGCGGCCAACCTGGTGCCCGGCTCCACGCCGGAGCGCGAGGAGCGCCCGCTGCGCATAGTGCGCGACGCCGCCGGCATCGCCGCCCACACCAGCAACTACTTCCGGGGCTGGCGGCGCGGCAACCAGGAACTCGGTGGCAGCCCCGGCCAGGGCGGCTTCGCGGTCGGCGGCCGTCCGGGCCGCGAGTCGGCCAACGGCTGGGACTTCAGCCGGGAGCAGGACGCCCGCGACGACCGGGACGACTACAACTACCGGGCGGCCAACTACCGCTGA
- a CDS encoding DNA primase — translation MASTLWDEYQVSPVEVALPGGKVGLTLRAYRPASELTPTDIADREDDDAIFAGRTGRPLGVADDEELPEFQWTKEALDEVAAGAAEDEVAERAVEAEDAADEADDDEDAAVVSDEEVPMFLSHKGRLLLFLSAKGLADFVRSGAPHDLKQLEGWSKLAKSVKATDVVAGEDDAYELDLVVENLRGGPDAWDAELVLRAGEFARDVSYALRLKPVLVALSPGSPLDDLDDALRASEEGGLGAFFAKRKLKKIGAEQASIGWRSIIGKISGAVDWRD, via the coding sequence GTGGCAAGCACGCTCTGGGACGAGTACCAGGTCTCGCCGGTCGAGGTAGCCCTGCCCGGCGGCAAGGTCGGACTGACGCTGCGGGCGTACCGTCCCGCGAGTGAGCTGACCCCGACCGACATCGCCGACCGCGAGGACGACGACGCGATCTTCGCCGGTCGCACCGGCCGCCCCCTCGGCGTCGCCGACGACGAGGAGCTGCCCGAGTTCCAGTGGACCAAGGAGGCCCTCGACGAGGTCGCCGCGGGCGCCGCCGAGGACGAGGTCGCCGAGCGCGCGGTGGAGGCCGAGGACGCCGCCGACGAGGCGGACGACGACGAGGACGCTGCCGTCGTCTCCGACGAGGAAGTGCCCATGTTCCTCTCGCACAAGGGCCGCCTGCTGCTGTTCCTGTCGGCCAAGGGCCTGGCGGACTTCGTGCGCTCCGGTGCCCCGCACGACCTCAAGCAGCTCGAAGGCTGGTCGAAGCTGGCCAAGTCGGTCAAGGCCACCGACGTGGTCGCGGGCGAGGACGACGCGTACGAACTGGACCTGGTCGTGGAGAACCTGCGCGGCGGCCCGGACGCCTGGGATGCCGAGCTGGTGCTGCGCGCTGGGGAGTTTGCCAGGGACGTGAGCTACGCTCTGCGCCTCAAGCCGGTTCTGGTGGCGCTCTCCCCGGGTTCCCCGCTCGACGACCTCGACGACGCGCTGCGCGCTTCGGAAGAGGGCGGTCTCGGTGCGTTCTTCGCGAAGCGAAAGCTGAAGAAAATCGGGGCAGAGCAGGCATCCATCGGCTGGCGCTCGATTATTGGCAAGATCTCTGGCGCTGTGGACTGGCGCGACTGA
- the cydC gene encoding thiol reductant ABC exporter subunit CydC produces the protein MSGDSAMRRVLVFAYPLRWRFVGAGVLAAGTEAAGLGLMAAATWLLATAAGQPPLIALSIAIVLVRALAIGRGVLRYVERLASHDAVLRMVTEVRARIFAALIDRPPARRADALSRMVSDVDAVQDLVIRVLLPMAAAGLVAVAAVGTALLADPATALVLLAGLLVTGVALPLLAARLARHGSARLAPLRAAYAVDTVDLVHGAADLAAFGARPEYEARGAAHADELARVERALARRSFAVDAAATAFGGVTAMAVMITAMSRGLPGVWLAVLAVATLAAGELALSLLAAARKGAEIQGSLRRVAELLGGSATGAAGGLPVPDGSVHLRLRGAGVRYRADAPPALHDIDLDLPPGRRVAVVGPSGAGKSTLLALLTGAIAPDNGSVVADGTPITAYDRERWPVAVTGLLADAHLFHASVRDNLLLARPGATDDELAAACRTAGLGDWVDAHGLDVRVGEDGAELSGGQRQRLALARAVLADPQVLLLDEPTEGLDPAQADAVLAAVLAHRGDRSVVLVTHRLTGLDAFDEVLVLDGGRVRERGTQGWVRAHGG, from the coding sequence GTGAGCGGCGACTCGGCGATGCGGCGGGTGCTGGTGTTCGCGTACCCGTTGCGGTGGCGTTTTGTCGGAGCGGGGGTGCTGGCGGCCGGGACCGAGGCGGCGGGTCTGGGGTTGATGGCCGCGGCGACGTGGCTGCTGGCGACGGCGGCGGGGCAGCCGCCGCTGATCGCGCTGTCGATCGCGATCGTGCTGGTGCGGGCGCTGGCCATCGGCCGGGGCGTGCTGCGTTACGTGGAGCGGCTGGCGAGTCACGACGCCGTGCTGCGCATGGTCACCGAGGTGCGCGCCCGCATCTTCGCGGCGCTGATCGACCGGCCCCCGGCGCGCCGGGCGGACGCGCTCAGCCGGATGGTCTCCGACGTCGACGCCGTGCAGGACCTGGTGATCCGGGTGCTGCTGCCGATGGCCGCGGCCGGGCTGGTCGCCGTCGCCGCGGTCGGCACGGCCCTGCTCGCCGACCCGGCCACCGCCCTGGTGCTGCTGGCCGGCCTGCTGGTCACCGGCGTCGCGCTGCCGCTGCTGGCCGCCCGGCTGGCCCGGCACGGGTCGGCCCGGCTGGCCCCGCTGCGCGCCGCGTACGCGGTGGACACCGTCGACCTGGTGCACGGCGCGGCCGACCTCGCCGCTTTCGGCGCCCGCCCCGAGTACGAGGCCCGCGGGGCGGCGCACGCCGACGAGCTGGCCCGGGTGGAGCGCGCGCTGGCCCGGCGCTCGTTCGCGGTGGACGCCGCGGCGACCGCGTTCGGCGGGGTGACCGCGATGGCCGTGATGATCACCGCGATGTCGCGCGGCCTACCCGGGGTGTGGCTGGCGGTGCTGGCCGTGGCCACCCTGGCCGCCGGGGAGCTGGCGCTGTCGCTGCTGGCCGCCGCCCGCAAGGGCGCCGAGATCCAGGGCAGCCTGCGGCGCGTCGCCGAGCTGCTGGGCGGGTCGGCGACCGGCGCCGCCGGCGGGCTGCCGGTCCCGGACGGTTCCGTACACCTGCGGCTGCGGGGTGCGGGGGTGCGCTACCGGGCTGATGCTCCGCCCGCGCTGCACGACATCGACCTCGACCTGCCGCCCGGCCGCCGGGTCGCGGTGGTCGGCCCGTCGGGCGCCGGCAAGAGCACCCTGCTCGCCCTGCTCACCGGCGCGATCGCCCCGGACAACGGCAGCGTGGTCGCCGACGGCACGCCGATCACGGCGTACGACCGGGAGCGGTGGCCCGTGGCGGTGACCGGGCTGCTGGCCGACGCGCACCTGTTCCACGCCTCGGTGCGCGACAACCTGCTGCTGGCCCGGCCCGGCGCGACGGACGACGAGCTGGCCGCCGCCTGCCGGACCGCCGGGCTGGGGGACTGGGTGGACGCGCACGGACTGGACGTGCGCGTCGGCGAGGACGGCGCGGAGCTGTCCGGCGGGCAGCGGCAGCGGCTCGCGCTGGCCCGCGCGGTGCTGGCCGACCCGCAGGTGCTGCTGCTCGACGAGCCGACCGAGGGCCTCGATCCCGCGCAGGCGGACGCGGTGCTCGCGGCCGTGCTGGCGCACCGCGGCGACCGCTCGGTGGTGCTGGTGACCCACCGGCTGACCGGTCTCGACGCGTTCGACGAGGTCCTGGTGCTGGACGGCGGCCGAGTGCGGGAGCGTGGGACGCAGGGTTGGGTGCGGGCGCACGGGGGATGA